A part of Dryobates pubescens isolate bDryPub1 chromosome 3, bDryPub1.pri, whole genome shotgun sequence genomic DNA contains:
- the GDF7 gene encoding growth/differentiation factor 7 → MRLRVAAAALCLCLLGACRLRRGLEAAAVRGPSAAAPQRPSAAAPSSASSSSSSSASPFSTPPRRDRALRNGTVVPHHYMVALYQRLAARRTPGRRADTVTGFAERARSDASASAPEQQYLFDISSLPEAEEVTGAELRILRALPENRSLALSREGTFHHLLLSTCPSQDGEEPQLLESRAADILDASSSRWEVFDVWEALRDWRERSLSGKLLCFLLRIVSDQSGRLLPPRQLGFSKPRPQPHERALLVVFSRTQRKENLFKEIRDKIKSLGSPHFLEPPDPGQEVYSKRRKRRTTIAARSGSRGHGKKAKTRCSRKPLHVNFKELGWDDWIIAPLDYEAYHCEGVCDFPLRSHLEPTNHAIIQTLMNSMDPESTPPSCCVPSKLSPISILYIDSGNNVVYKQYEDMVVETCGCR, encoded by the exons ATGCGCCTCCGCGTCGCCGCTGCcgccctctgcctctgcctgctgggtgcctgccgcCTCCGCCGAGGGCTGGAGGCTGCCGCCGTGCGAGGCCCGTCGGCGGCCGCTCCCCAGCGACCCTCGGCAGCCGCGCCTtcctccgcctcctcctcctcctcctcctccgcctccCCCTTCTCCACCCCGCCGCGGAGGGACAGGGCTCTCCGCAACGGCACCGTGGTGCCGCACCACTACATGGTGGCCCTCTACCAGCGCTTGGCCGCCCGCCGCACCCCCGGCCGCCGCGCCGACACGGTGACGGGCTTCGCGGAGCGGGCGCGCAGCG ATGCCTCTGCGTCCGCCCCCGAGCAGCAATACCTCTTTGACATCTCCAGCCTGCCCGAGGCGGAGGAGGTGACGGGTGCGGAGCTAAGGATCCTGCGTGCCCTCCCCGAAAATCGGAGCTTGGCCCTCTCCCGTGAAGGcaccttccaccacctcctcctttccacCTGCCCAAGTCAGGATGGCGaggagccccagctgctggaatCCAGGGCTGCAGACATTTTGGACGCAAGCTCCTCCAGATGGGAGGTGTTTGATGTCTGGGAAGCACTTCGGGACTGGAGGGAGAGATCTCTCTCGGGTaagctgctgtgcttcctgctaAGGATTGTCTCAGATCAGTCGGGGCGGCTCCTACCCCCCCGGCAGCTGGGGTTCAGCAAGCCTCGGCCACAGCCCCATGAGCGAGCCCTGCTTGTGGTCTTCTCCCGCACACAGAGGAAGGAGAACCTGTTCAAGGAGATACGGGATAAGATCaagtctctgggcagcccccacttcctggagccccctgatCCTGGCCAGGAGGTGTACTCCAAGCGGAGGAAGAGACGGACCACTATTGCTGCCCGGTCTGGCAGCAGAGGCCATGGGAAGAAGGCGAAGACTCgctgcagcaggaagccccTGCATGTGAACTtcaaggagctgggctgggatgaCTGGATAATCGCACCCCTGGATTATGAGGCATATCATTGCGAGGGGGTCTGTGATTTCCCTCTGCGCTCCCACTTAGAGCCCACCAACCATGCCATTATCCAGACCCTGATGAACTCCATGGACCCAGAGTCCacaccccccagctgctgcgtgCCCTCCAAGCTTAGCCCCATCAGCATCCTCTACATAGACTCTGGGAACAATGTAGTTTACAAACAGTATGAGGACATGGTCGTGGAGACTTGTGGCTGCAGGTAG